Proteins from one Nicotiana tabacum cultivar K326 chromosome 23, ASM71507v2, whole genome shotgun sequence genomic window:
- the LOC142177627 gene encoding allene oxide synthase 3-like — MSSSDSKLPLRDIPGDYGLPFFGAIKDRFDFHYNQGTDGFFRSRMQSYQSTVYRANVPPGPFNAPKSKVIVLVDAVSFPILFNNSKVDKTNYFDGTFMPSTDFTGGYRLCPFLDTCEPKHATLKGLFLSTLANLHNRFIPLFLSSISELFTHLEHELSDKGEAYFNTLSDDMAFDFLFRLFCEKSPSETSLASDGPTFLNKWVFFQLAPLISLGLKHVPNFIEDLVLHTFPLPFFPIKSDYKKIFDVFYKSMGSILDEAEKLGLKRDEACHNFIFLAGFNSYGGMKVFFPALIRWVGAAGESLHRRLTHEIRTAVNEEGGVTFSALNRMSLTKSVVYETLRIDPPVPFQTAKAREDVIIHSHDSSFLIKKDEIIFGYQPLATKDPKIFENPEEFIADRFVGDREELIKYVYWSNGKESDDSTVDDKQCPGKDLVVLLGRLMLVEFFLRYDTFEIEFGKLLLGSKVTFKSVTKATS; from the coding sequence ATGTCTTCCAGTGACTCAAAGCTTCCTTTACGAGATATCCCAGGTGATTATGGCTTGCCCTTTTTTGGGGCAATTAAGGATCGATTTGACTTCCATTACAATCAAGGCACTGATGGCTTCTTCAGGTCTCGCATGCAAAGTTACCAATCCACTGTCTATAGAGCCAACGTGCCTCCTGGTCCTTTCAACGCTCCCAAATCTAAAGTCATTGTCCTTGTGGACGCTGTTAGTTTCCCCATTCTTTTCAACAATTCTAAAGTCGATAAGACGAACTACTTTGATGGCACATTCATGCCCTCCACTGATTTCACTGGCGGTTACCGTTTGTGTCCTTTTCTTGACACTTGTGAGCCCAAACATGCCACACTAAAAGGACTTTTCTTGTCCACACTAGCAAACCTGCACAATAGATTCATACCCTTGTTTCTTAGCTCAATCTCTGAGCTATTTACCCATCTTGAACATGAATTGTCAGATAAAGGAGAAGCTTACTTCAATACCCTCAGTGATGACATGGCATTTGACTTCCTCTTTCGTTTGTTTTGTGAGAAAAGTCCTTCTGAAACAAGTCTGGCCTCTGATGGCCCCACCTTTCTAAACAAATGGGTGTTCTTTCAGTTAGCTCCATTGATTTCTCTAGGCCTCAAACATGTACCCAACTTCATAGAAGATTTGGTTTTGCACACTTTCCCTCTACCGTTTTTCCCTATAAAATctgattataaaaaaatatttgatgtcTTTTACAAGTCCATGGGGTCTATTCTAGATGAAGCTGAGAAGCTTGGACTGAAAAGAGATGAAGCATGCCATAACTTTATTTTTTTAGCAGGGTTCAATTCTTATGGTGGCATGAAAGTTTTCTTCCCAGCTTTGATCAGGTGGGTTGGAGCAGCAGGAGAGAGTTTACACCGTCGTCTCACCCATGAAATCAGAACCGCTGTTAACGAAGAAGGTGGGGTCACCTTTTCAGCGTTGAATAGGATGAGTTTGACCAAGTCTGTGGTGTATGAGACACTAAGAATAGACCCCCCAGTTCCGTTTCAAACTGCAAAGGCCAGAGAAGATGTCATCATCCATAGCCATGATTCATCATTCTTGATCAAGAAAGATGAAATAATATTTGGGTATCAGCCATTGGCCACAAAGGACCCTAAGATATTTGAGAACCCTGAGGAGTTTATTGCAGATAGATTTGTGGGAGATAGAGAGGAATTGATAAAGTATGTGTACTGGTCAAATGGTAAGGAGTCAGATGATTCAACAGTGGATGATAAACAATGTCCCGGTAAGGACCTGGTGGTGCTCTTGGGAAGGTTAATGTTGGTAGAGTTTTTCCTGCGTTATGATACTTTTGAGATCGAATTTGGAAAGTTGCTGCTTGGTTCCAAGGtgactttcaagtcagtaaccaaggcGACATCATAA